One part of the Paenibacillus silvisoli genome encodes these proteins:
- a CDS encoding LacI family DNA-binding transcriptional regulator — MKPVTVYDIAREANVSVATVSRVLNNTAPVKASTRERILNLIQKHQFQPNALARSLIKKETGMIGIILPDITNPFFPEVLAGLEQEARSNGYTFFLCDTGSSNQDHNVQYQRESEYLNILMEKQVDGIIMLGGRIDLDKCSREMAKEVAEVNKRVPVVLINGNLPGAKFHRVIVDEVSGAKQATEHLIGLGHKDIAFIGGYKQMSNTVKRLEGYSLAMEQAGLPVREDWIITGGFSVDAGKAFLNALLAMGGPRPTAIVCANDLSAIGAIKAAAKAGLRVPEDLSIIGYDDIPLAANVIPELTTMSLKCLELGRTAASILHLLISRGEGTELLTTLQPELVIRESTAPPRARD, encoded by the coding sequence ATGAAACCGGTTACTGTTTACGACATTGCCAGAGAAGCGAACGTTTCCGTCGCTACGGTTTCGCGCGTTCTGAACAACACGGCGCCTGTGAAAGCCTCCACGCGGGAACGCATTTTGAATCTCATCCAGAAGCATCAGTTCCAGCCGAACGCGCTTGCGCGCAGCTTGATCAAGAAGGAGACCGGGATGATCGGCATTATTTTGCCGGACATTACGAATCCGTTCTTTCCCGAGGTGCTGGCAGGACTTGAGCAGGAAGCCAGAAGCAACGGTTACACCTTTTTCTTGTGCGATACGGGGTCTTCGAACCAGGACCACAACGTGCAATACCAGCGGGAATCGGAGTACTTGAACATCCTGATGGAGAAGCAGGTTGACGGCATCATCATGCTCGGCGGCCGGATCGATCTGGACAAATGCAGCCGGGAGATGGCCAAGGAAGTGGCCGAAGTGAACAAGCGGGTGCCCGTCGTGCTGATCAACGGCAATTTGCCGGGTGCGAAGTTTCACCGCGTCATCGTGGACGAGGTTTCGGGCGCGAAGCAGGCAACCGAGCATCTCATTGGCCTTGGCCATAAAGATATCGCTTTTATCGGGGGCTACAAGCAAATGTCCAACACGGTAAAACGGTTGGAAGGCTACAGCCTTGCCATGGAGCAGGCCGGGCTTCCGGTACGAGAGGATTGGATTATTACGGGCGGCTTCTCTGTCGATGCAGGCAAAGCTTTTTTAAACGCGCTGCTTGCCATGGGCGGACCTCGTCCGACGGCTATCGTATGCGCGAACGATCTTTCCGCGATCGGGGCGATCAAAGCGGCTGCCAAGGCAGGACTCCGCGTGCCGGAGGATCTGTCCATTATCGGCTATGATGATATTCCGCTTGCCGCCAACGTTATTCCGGAGCTGACGACGATGTCGCTGAAATGCTTGGAGCTTGGCCGTACGGCGGCTTCTATTTTGCATCTGCTGATTAGCCGCGGCGAAGGTACGGAGCTGCTGACGACGCTGCAGCCGGAGCTTGTCATCCGCGAAAGCACGGCGCCTCCGAGAGCGAGGGACTAG
- a CDS encoding beta-galactosidase, with protein sequence MNMDMKTEAALQLSSSQLRIGGQAEIILCASLFYFRNPRAHWRERLEQVKASGYNAIDVYFPWNYHELEEGSWQFSGERDAEAFLQLAAEVGLWVVARPGPYICSEWDGGALPAYLFAKPDIVIRSTDPVYLKAVESWFDRILPILAKYEQGRGGSVICVQLENELDFYDCPDPKGYITALRDMAVQRGIQVPLIACAGQGGLYEASGLVEGVVPTCNFYPNDKDPEFEHKVTAYEQRLSASNLPLLVTETNRSHFLLRRLLSCGAKLLGPYLQVSGTNFGFTNGTNNWGDPLAFMTSDYDFYGMVSPEGHIRKEANEGQLLRRLITAYGESIALAESAPASDIATLNTAATGTIVQQQLRLKHGGHLLFVAGVGEREEAVQLKLHQAGGGEAVIPQASTLYSVPATCAILPIEVPLAAWGVNGTLSYATAELTDVHCETGGRTVIVFHTRHEGEIALRLEEPAMLLAEAGMTVKAAEAGIDSESGSGEYLFTFAPQQGTIASCTVELANGHVLELVGLASADALLMNAIGEGSGVTIGSEIVYDAEPRDVAVNWSLSEAQTAAPIAAEAAAPLAAPDFLERNGIYRGYAWYEAESAVPADQAVRGYLIEKASDVISLYADGEYLGTHTPGGASRFIPSDKAGSKLTVRAEIWGHTNFDDARLPGLRLNSLKGLTGLTAVTGAKKLTNWRVLRVGTRDIQPELTAVDCDDSNWAIVNFGNWLSPDHPSAEYFRNSFTAGSDADTWTLHFKGTKSLAQVFVNGVSVGSVDPFDPYINISEHVQPGERVQVTVFLERVLGLGAGEVIVYEGSAACGWRLSASEEAGLLANAEASRQTASPSAIPVTLEAGQVAWLYGKLPEAASANGWRVNVKGSHMKLTVFFGGTIVGRLWTEGGKSRPVFSGGSQDSFFLPGPWFDQAGENELVILLEAVEHGASAELSSVTFVPTGIRQQP encoded by the coding sequence ATGAATATGGACATGAAAACGGAAGCCGCCCTGCAGCTCTCCTCTTCCCAGCTTCGAATCGGCGGCCAGGCCGAAATCATTCTCTGCGCCTCACTCTTCTACTTCCGCAATCCGCGGGCTCATTGGCGCGAACGGCTGGAGCAGGTGAAGGCGTCGGGCTACAACGCAATCGACGTTTACTTCCCTTGGAACTACCACGAGCTGGAGGAAGGCAGCTGGCAGTTTAGCGGCGAGCGGGATGCGGAAGCCTTTCTGCAGCTGGCCGCTGAAGTCGGGCTGTGGGTCGTCGCAAGACCAGGGCCGTACATATGCTCCGAATGGGACGGGGGAGCGCTTCCCGCCTACTTGTTCGCCAAGCCGGACATCGTCATCCGCAGCACCGATCCGGTGTACTTAAAGGCAGTGGAAAGCTGGTTCGACCGTATCCTTCCGATCCTTGCCAAGTACGAGCAAGGACGAGGCGGCTCCGTCATCTGCGTGCAGCTCGAGAACGAGCTCGATTTCTACGACTGCCCCGATCCGAAAGGGTACATCACCGCATTAAGAGACATGGCTGTGCAGCGCGGCATTCAAGTACCGCTCATCGCCTGCGCCGGGCAAGGCGGACTATACGAGGCTTCGGGCCTTGTGGAAGGCGTCGTCCCGACCTGCAATTTCTATCCGAACGATAAAGACCCCGAGTTCGAACATAAAGTGACTGCTTACGAACAACGTCTTTCCGCATCAAACCTGCCGCTTCTCGTGACCGAAACAAACCGGTCCCACTTCCTGCTTCGCCGTTTGCTCTCCTGCGGCGCGAAGCTGCTCGGTCCTTACCTTCAAGTTTCAGGCACCAACTTCGGCTTTACCAACGGCACGAACAACTGGGGCGACCCGCTGGCCTTCATGACATCGGATTATGATTTTTACGGCATGGTTTCGCCTGAAGGGCATATTCGCAAGGAAGCAAACGAAGGACAACTGCTTCGCCGCCTCATTACCGCCTATGGCGAATCAATCGCGTTAGCGGAGTCTGCGCCGGCTTCTGACATTGCGACGCTGAACACTGCAGCGACGGGCACGATCGTACAGCAACAGCTTCGCCTCAAGCATGGCGGGCATCTCCTGTTCGTGGCGGGTGTAGGCGAACGCGAAGAGGCCGTACAGCTGAAGCTTCATCAGGCAGGCGGCGGCGAAGCGGTGATTCCGCAAGCATCGACGCTGTACAGCGTTCCGGCAACATGCGCGATCCTGCCGATTGAGGTTCCGCTTGCCGCATGGGGCGTGAACGGTACGCTAAGCTACGCCACTGCCGAGCTCACGGATGTTCATTGCGAAACGGGAGGCCGAACCGTCATCGTGTTCCACACACGGCATGAAGGCGAAATCGCGCTTCGGCTGGAAGAGCCGGCCATGCTGCTCGCGGAAGCGGGCATGACGGTGAAGGCAGCGGAAGCGGGCATAGACTCCGAATCCGGTTCCGGTGAATATCTCTTCACCTTCGCCCCGCAGCAGGGAACGATCGCATCCTGCACGGTCGAGCTGGCAAACGGTCATGTGCTCGAGCTCGTCGGACTGGCAAGCGCGGATGCGCTGCTGATGAACGCCATCGGCGAGGGCAGCGGCGTTACGATCGGCAGCGAAATCGTCTACGACGCGGAGCCGCGCGATGTGGCTGTAAACTGGAGCTTGAGCGAAGCGCAGACGGCGGCGCCGATTGCTGCCGAAGCGGCAGCTCCGCTGGCGGCGCCGGATTTTCTCGAACGGAACGGCATTTACCGGGGTTACGCCTGGTATGAAGCGGAAAGCGCGGTGCCTGCCGATCAAGCCGTGCGCGGCTATCTGATTGAGAAGGCAAGCGACGTCATTTCGCTCTATGCGGACGGCGAGTATCTGGGCACGCATACGCCGGGCGGCGCGAGCCGGTTCATCCCGAGCGATAAAGCCGGCAGCAAGCTGACGGTGCGGGCTGAAATTTGGGGCCATACCAATTTCGATGATGCGCGGCTTCCGGGCTTGCGGCTGAATTCGTTGAAAGGGTTGACGGGGCTTACGGCCGTTACCGGCGCGAAGAAGCTGACGAATTGGCGAGTGCTGCGGGTAGGGACGCGAGACATTCAGCCCGAGCTGACGGCTGTCGATTGCGACGACTCGAACTGGGCGATCGTCAACTTCGGGAACTGGCTGTCGCCGGATCATCCGTCCGCGGAATACTTCCGCAACTCGTTTACGGCAGGCAGCGATGCCGACACGTGGACGCTTCATTTCAAAGGCACGAAGTCGCTTGCGCAAGTGTTCGTGAATGGCGTTTCCGTCGGAAGCGTCGATCCATTCGACCCGTATATCAACATCTCGGAGCATGTGCAGCCGGGAGAAAGGGTTCAAGTGACGGTGTTCCTGGAACGCGTGCTGGGGCTTGGCGCAGGCGAGGTCATCGTTTACGAGGGCAGTGCCGCCTGCGGCTGGCGATTGTCCGCCAGCGAAGAAGCCGGCTTGCTCGCCAATGCGGAGGCTTCCCGCCAAACGGCATCGCCTTCGGCGATCCCGGTCACGCTGGAAGCGGGTCAGGTCGCTTGGCTGTACGGCAAACTGCCGGAGGCTGCCAGCGCGAACGGCTGGCGCGTCAACGTGAAAGGCAGCCACATGAAGCTGACGGTCTTCTTCGGCGGTACCATCGTCGGACGGCTATGGACCGAAGGCGGCAAGTCGAGACCGGTATTTAGCGGCGGCAGCCAAGATTCGTTCTTCCTGCCGGGTCCGTGGTTCGATCAAGCAGGCGAGAATGAACTCGTCATTTTGCTGGAGGCGGTTGAGCACGGCGCCTCTGCCGAGCTGTCGAGCGTAACCTTCGTACCGACAGGCATCCGGCAGCAGCCATAA
- a CDS encoding ABC transporter permease, with product MCAPAILFFAIFAYLPMPGLYLAFIRYNYTDGIFKSAFIGLDNFRFLVMTGDLWRLTANTILYNLAFIILGNFLQIFIAILLNELRKKWFKKVSQTIMFLPFFISFVIIGLIAYNILSYDYGMLNSLLKSVGADPVKTYSNPHVWPFIIIITYLWQSTGYGSIVYFAAIMGLDSEVVEAAEIDGANALQRIRYIVLPWLKPTFIILLLFSLGGVLRGNFGLFYNLVGANNTSLYATTDIIETYVFRSLMNNFNFSMGSAVSLYQSVFGFFVVITANWLVKKASPDNSLF from the coding sequence ATGTGCGCGCCGGCAATCTTGTTTTTCGCCATATTCGCCTACTTGCCGATGCCGGGCTTGTACCTGGCCTTCATTAGATACAACTATACGGACGGCATTTTCAAGAGCGCGTTCATCGGTTTGGATAACTTCCGGTTTCTCGTCATGACCGGCGACCTGTGGCGGCTGACCGCCAATACGATCCTGTACAATCTGGCGTTCATCATTCTCGGCAACTTCCTGCAAATCTTCATTGCCATTCTATTGAACGAGCTGCGCAAGAAATGGTTCAAAAAAGTATCGCAAACGATTATGTTCCTGCCGTTCTTCATCTCGTTCGTCATCATCGGCCTGATCGCCTACAACATTCTGAGCTACGATTACGGCATGCTGAACAGCTTGCTGAAATCGGTCGGCGCGGATCCGGTGAAGACCTACTCCAATCCGCATGTATGGCCGTTCATCATTATCATTACGTACTTGTGGCAGTCGACCGGCTACGGCTCCATCGTTTATTTTGCCGCCATCATGGGTCTCGACTCCGAGGTCGTTGAAGCGGCGGAGATCGATGGCGCCAACGCGCTCCAGCGGATTCGCTACATCGTCCTTCCTTGGCTGAAGCCGACCTTTATCATTCTGCTGCTGTTCTCGCTCGGCGGCGTGCTTCGCGGCAACTTCGGCTTGTTCTACAACTTGGTCGGCGCGAACAACACCTCGCTCTATGCGACGACGGACATCATTGAAACGTACGTGTTCCGGTCCTTGATGAACAACTTCAACTTCTCGATGGGCAGCGCGGTCAGTCTGTATCAATCGGTGTTCGGATTCTTCGTCGTCATTACGGCGAACTGGCTTGTGAAAAAGGCTTCGCCCGACAATTCATTGTTCTAA
- a CDS encoding carbohydrate ABC transporter permease: protein MEAVQKRIRTDGTSLMVRGFGYTFIGLFAICCLVPFLVVLGTSFTNEASIAKNGFNIWPREFTTFAYKIVFENPDLIIGSYFVTIGLTIVGTVVGLFLVAMTGYALQRPDFEQRNSISFFIYFTTLFSGGLVPFYLLIKQYLHLGDNYLAVLLPGLMSPFLIIMMKSFTKSIPHAITESAKIDGAGDFTIFMRLILPMTTPALATIGLFIALGYWNEWYNAMLFLSPDMKYRPLQLFLYNVITSADFIRNSSAASNVPLRDMPLESMKMATAVVATGPVILFYPFVQRYFIQGITVGAVKG from the coding sequence ATGGAAGCTGTCCAAAAGCGCATTCGGACGGACGGAACGTCCTTGATGGTCCGAGGCTTCGGTTATACCTTTATCGGCTTGTTCGCGATCTGCTGTCTGGTACCGTTTCTCGTCGTACTGGGCACGTCGTTTACGAATGAAGCCTCCATCGCGAAGAACGGCTTCAATATTTGGCCAAGAGAGTTCACCACCTTCGCGTACAAAATCGTGTTCGAAAATCCGGATCTCATTATCGGTTCCTACTTTGTGACGATTGGTCTTACGATCGTGGGCACCGTCGTCGGCTTGTTCCTGGTCGCGATGACCGGCTACGCCCTGCAGCGGCCGGACTTCGAGCAGCGCAACTCGATCTCGTTCTTCATTTACTTCACGACGCTGTTCTCCGGCGGACTGGTGCCGTTCTACCTGCTGATCAAGCAGTACTTGCACCTGGGCGACAACTATCTGGCCGTCCTGCTGCCGGGACTTATGAGTCCTTTCCTGATCATCATGATGAAAAGCTTCACGAAGTCGATTCCCCACGCCATTACGGAATCGGCGAAGATCGACGGCGCAGGCGATTTCACGATCTTCATGCGGCTTATTCTGCCGATGACGACGCCGGCGCTCGCGACGATCGGCCTGTTCATCGCACTCGGCTACTGGAACGAATGGTATAACGCGATGCTGTTCCTGTCGCCGGATATGAAATACCGGCCGCTGCAGCTGTTCCTCTACAACGTTATTACGAGCGCGGATTTTATCCGAAACTCGTCGGCAGCCTCCAACGTGCCGCTGAGGGATATGCCGCTGGAGTCGATGAAGATGGCGACCGCGGTCGTGGCTACGGGACCGGTCATTCTGTTTTATCCGTTCGTGCAGCGTTATTTTATCCAAGGGATTACGGTGGGTGCGGTTAAAGGGTAA
- a CDS encoding DUF3502 domain-containing protein: MGNLKRVSAIVLMLVLVFSLAACGSNNNNKNAANADTSSDTSGNTSSNSDTSGNTNAASDSSVDTSEFETISYVVLGDKPKNGQLEKVMEKVNAIMKEKINAELEFKWVEWADWQTKYNLLLASGEPLDLITIGTDWLDTWGNAQRGAFLPLNDLLEKYAPQTWSEIPQEDWEQSKLKDDIILIPENHYTQWVNHGIYYRGDWAKEFGITEPIKDFDTLGKYFQGVKDKKPDAVPYDVNGGTSTFYNGFATTYTDNIELPISTGYANVFYAKSYDERYTVDSPIFNDDFISFAGLMKDWADKGYWREDVLNYKGDTRAALKAGLSGADSHHTQTYKGLRVEMDKQQPGSELQMFSYSDTRGNLISMPITHGGTSIGAHSKHPERALMAYELIRQDEEIYHLINYGLEGVQYEVKDGKRFRPAGYDEARDGFYTDFWGGRVDKFEIPSDTDWSGIGDVYAKYDQIKKPFPYGKFVFDKTTVDPEMTAISQVIGEQLPAILFGKAGDPAAAVNALRDKLKAAGYDKVKDEIQKQLDAYKTLVEG; the protein is encoded by the coding sequence ATGGGAAACCTGAAGCGTGTATCAGCCATCGTACTTATGCTTGTCCTGGTTTTCAGCTTGGCAGCATGCGGCAGCAACAACAACAATAAGAACGCTGCCAATGCCGACACGAGCTCCGACACTTCCGGCAACACATCTTCGAATTCGGATACGTCGGGCAATACGAACGCGGCTTCCGACAGCAGTGTAGACACGAGCGAGTTCGAAACGATCTCGTACGTCGTACTCGGCGACAAGCCGAAGAACGGCCAGCTTGAGAAGGTTATGGAAAAGGTTAACGCGATCATGAAAGAAAAAATCAACGCGGAGCTGGAGTTCAAATGGGTAGAGTGGGCAGACTGGCAAACGAAGTACAACCTGCTGCTCGCGTCCGGCGAACCGCTCGACTTGATTACGATCGGTACGGACTGGCTCGACACGTGGGGCAACGCGCAGCGCGGCGCTTTCCTTCCATTGAACGATTTGCTGGAAAAGTACGCGCCGCAAACGTGGTCCGAAATTCCGCAAGAGGACTGGGAGCAAAGCAAGCTGAAGGATGACATCATCCTGATTCCGGAAAACCACTACACGCAATGGGTTAACCACGGTATCTACTACCGCGGCGACTGGGCGAAGGAGTTCGGCATCACGGAGCCGATCAAAGACTTCGACACGCTCGGCAAATACTTCCAAGGCGTTAAAGATAAGAAGCCGGATGCCGTTCCTTATGACGTCAACGGCGGAACGAGCACGTTCTATAACGGTTTTGCCACTACTTACACGGACAACATCGAGCTTCCGATTTCCACAGGCTACGCGAACGTGTTCTACGCGAAATCGTATGACGAGCGCTATACGGTCGACAGCCCGATCTTCAACGATGACTTCATTTCGTTCGCCGGCTTGATGAAGGACTGGGCGGACAAAGGCTACTGGCGCGAAGACGTGCTGAACTACAAAGGCGATACGCGCGCAGCTCTGAAAGCCGGCCTGTCCGGCGCGGATTCCCACCACACGCAAACGTATAAAGGCCTTCGCGTTGAAATGGATAAGCAGCAACCGGGCTCCGAGCTGCAAATGTTCTCGTATTCCGATACGCGCGGCAACCTGATCTCCATGCCGATTACGCATGGCGGTACTTCGATCGGCGCGCACAGCAAACATCCGGAACGCGCTCTGATGGCGTATGAGCTGATCCGTCAAGACGAAGAAATCTACCACCTGATCAACTACGGTCTCGAAGGCGTACAGTATGAAGTCAAAGACGGCAAACGTTTCCGTCCGGCTGGCTACGACGAAGCGCGCGACGGCTTCTACACTGACTTCTGGGGCGGCCGCGTAGACAAATTCGAAATTCCGTCCGATACGGACTGGAGCGGTATCGGCGATGTATATGCGAAGTACGACCAAATCAAGAAGCCATTCCCTTACGGCAAATTCGTATTCGACAAAACGACGGTGGACCCGGAAATGACGGCGATTTCGCAAGTTATCGGCGAGCAGCTGCCGGCGATTCTGTTCGGTAAAGCCGGCGATCCTGCCGCAGCGGTCAATGCGCTTCGCGACAAGCTGAAAGCAGCCGGCTACGACAAAGTCAAAGACGAGATCCAAAAGCAGCTTGACGCTTATAAGACATTGGTAGAAGGCTAA
- a CDS encoding sigma-70 family RNA polymerase sigma factor translates to MMPNHDMPARFQALFREHYPVVLKKITSLIGDRAAAEDLTQEVFLRLYRNPPEDLDRAGAWLHRVLTRIVYDHYRKSGRQQELTEKQMNQAMTDEQTYPSNETAVIQSWERDVVRNVLNKLSERDRQALLLKEKGYSHAEIAEALQVNPKIVGTLLMRAASRFKKNMNAEEAMEQ, encoded by the coding sequence ATGATGCCGAACCATGACATGCCGGCCCGGTTCCAAGCCTTGTTCCGGGAGCATTATCCGGTCGTACTTAAAAAAATTACTTCATTAATAGGGGACCGCGCGGCAGCGGAGGATTTGACCCAGGAGGTATTCCTGAGACTCTACCGCAACCCGCCGGAAGATCTTGACCGCGCAGGGGCATGGCTGCACCGCGTCTTAACGCGCATCGTGTACGATCATTACCGCAAGAGCGGCAGGCAGCAGGAGCTGACCGAGAAGCAAATGAATCAAGCGATGACCGATGAGCAGACTTACCCGTCGAATGAGACGGCGGTCATTCAAAGCTGGGAGCGCGATGTCGTCCGCAACGTGCTGAATAAATTGTCGGAGCGCGATCGGCAAGCGCTGCTGCTGAAAGAGAAGGGCTACAGCCATGCCGAGATCGCGGAGGCGCTTCAGGTGAATCCGAAGATTGTCGGAACGCTGCTGATGCGAGCCGCAAGCCGATTCAAGAAAAATATGAATGCCGAGGAGGCCATGGAGCAATGA
- a CDS encoding ABC transporter ATP-binding protein yields MIILQTNELTKTYSSGMGCSDISLEIEKGRVFGLLGPNGAGKSTFVKMVVGLLRPDSGSGTLFGKPIGHPESRIKLGYLPELFRFQDWLTGEEVLRYHAGLCGVSRSESKSAAFSARIKEVLRLSGLNERGLNRVRHYSKGMQQRLGLACALLMDPEFIILDEPSSALDPVGRYEVRMLLSRLRAEGKTVFLNTHLLEDVEAVCDDVAFLHQGRLRAVGPMQQLLRRGSSWEITVSGWLPELEATIASQLLPGMSIKLERQDADGSAVLHVAARGREQLGFMNRLLVEEGVTVYEVRPVQSRLEEWFLAMSGETRQQGGGPV; encoded by the coding sequence ATGATCATTTTGCAAACGAATGAACTGACCAAAACTTATTCATCGGGAATGGGCTGCTCCGATATTTCCCTGGAAATAGAGAAGGGCCGAGTATTCGGCCTTCTCGGACCGAATGGCGCCGGCAAAAGCACGTTCGTCAAAATGGTCGTCGGACTGCTGCGCCCTGATTCCGGCAGCGGCACGCTCTTCGGCAAGCCGATCGGCCATCCGGAATCGCGAATCAAGCTCGGCTATTTGCCTGAGCTGTTTCGCTTTCAGGATTGGCTGACGGGTGAAGAGGTGCTCCGCTACCATGCCGGATTATGCGGGGTTTCGCGATCGGAGTCGAAGTCTGCCGCATTTTCGGCCCGCATCAAGGAAGTGCTGAGGCTGAGCGGTCTGAATGAACGAGGCTTAAACCGCGTCCGCCATTACTCCAAAGGAATGCAGCAGCGTCTAGGTTTAGCTTGCGCGCTGCTCATGGATCCGGAGTTCATCATTTTGGATGAGCCCTCATCGGCTCTCGATCCGGTTGGCCGGTACGAGGTTCGTATGCTGCTGAGCCGGCTGCGCGCCGAGGGGAAGACCGTCTTTCTGAACACGCATCTGCTCGAAGATGTCGAAGCCGTATGCGATGATGTCGCTTTCCTGCATCAAGGCCGGCTGCGCGCGGTCGGACCGATGCAGCAGCTGCTGCGCAGAGGATCGAGCTGGGAGATTACGGTGTCCGGCTGGCTGCCGGAGCTGGAGGCGACGATAGCGTCTCAATTGCTTCCCGGCATGTCCATCAAGCTGGAGCGACAGGATGCGGACGGCAGCGCCGTCCTTCATGTCGCCGCGCGGGGACGGGAGCAGCTGGGCTTTATGAATCGGCTGCTTGTGGAAGAAGGCGTAACGGTATACGAAGTACGCCCCGTTCAGAGCCGTCTGGAGGAATGGTTTCTCGCCATGTCCGGCGAGACAAGGCAGCAAGGAGGCGGCCCGGTATGA
- a CDS encoding ABC transporter permease, whose amino-acid sequence MMWISYIGKEWIRKKIGLVTFVLTLLFAGLFSYGSYEIAKHALDEPNPNALLNGMMLMALGLLFAQMIIAFLILFATMGAISGEVENGQMLAVLARPIPRWKVYLGKYMGSAAWLIVYSIALYLAILLPVHHWLNFPLDAFAILKSLLLFIWAPLLLLALSMLGSVYLPMLGNGVACALLYGLSMFSGFVENIFTIDGDGNGGNATASQISLFFSMLMPSNAMLRRVTYELFAGLDLPIPADMINSMGPFSTVNVPSMAFVGYTVIYFIVLLAIGCMAFKRKDIA is encoded by the coding sequence ATGATGTGGATCTCTTATATCGGCAAGGAATGGATACGCAAAAAAATTGGGCTCGTCACCTTCGTGCTGACCCTTCTGTTTGCCGGCTTATTCTCTTATGGCAGCTACGAAATCGCGAAGCACGCTTTGGATGAACCGAATCCGAACGCTCTTCTAAACGGCATGATGCTCATGGCGTTAGGCTTATTGTTCGCTCAAATGATTATCGCCTTTCTCATCTTGTTCGCAACGATGGGAGCCATCTCCGGCGAGGTGGAGAACGGACAGATGCTGGCTGTGCTGGCTCGCCCGATTCCGCGCTGGAAGGTTTACCTGGGCAAGTATATGGGAAGCGCCGCGTGGCTCATCGTCTACAGCATAGCGTTGTATTTAGCCATCCTGCTCCCGGTTCACCATTGGCTGAACTTCCCGCTCGATGCTTTCGCCATCTTGAAATCGCTGCTGCTGTTCATCTGGGCGCCGCTGCTGCTTCTTGCCTTGTCCATGCTGGGCTCGGTGTACTTGCCGATGCTCGGTAACGGCGTTGCCTGCGCGCTATTATACGGATTATCCATGTTTAGCGGATTTGTGGAGAATATCTTCACGATCGACGGCGACGGAAATGGCGGCAATGCGACCGCGAGCCAAATCTCGCTCTTCTTCTCCATGCTGATGCCATCCAATGCGATGCTCCGCAGAGTGACCTATGAGCTGTTCGCAGGCTTGGATTTGCCGATTCCGGCGGACATGATCAACTCGATGGGGCCATTCTCGACCGTAAATGTGCCAAGCATGGCGTTTGTCGGCTACACCGTAATCTATTTTATCGTGCTGCTCGCTATCGGCTGCATGGCGTTCAAGCGTAAAGACATTGCATAA
- a CDS encoding ABC transporter ATP-binding protein: MTQTILQVRGLCKHYKGVKAVNGIDMTLQQGDIYGFLGQNGAGKTTAIRMMMGLIQPTAGTVDLLGERIGRGGNPVLRKVGSVIEYPGFYPNLTAIENLDIHRKMMGIQGKDCLDDALQTTGLWEARNRRAAQFSLGMKQRLGIARAILHSPELLILDEPTNGLDPMGIKEIRQLILDLAQKRNISILVSSHILSEVEQLASKVGIIHRGVMLEETPMQALKDRNRQYISLQVDQQEKSKELLVQELGIKDCRMEENGWLRVYDAGLKPAEMNRMLVREGILVNSLSAVKDSLEDYFVRLVEGGAVRA, translated from the coding sequence ATGACTCAAACCATTTTGCAGGTTCGCGGACTTTGCAAACATTATAAAGGCGTTAAAGCCGTAAACGGCATCGATATGACGCTGCAGCAAGGCGATATTTACGGCTTTCTCGGCCAGAACGGAGCAGGCAAAACGACGGCGATCCGCATGATGATGGGTCTCATCCAGCCTACGGCGGGAACGGTGGACTTGCTCGGCGAGCGCATCGGCCGCGGAGGCAACCCGGTGCTGCGCAAGGTCGGCTCCGTGATTGAGTATCCCGGATTTTATCCGAACCTGACCGCAATCGAGAATCTGGATATTCACCGCAAAATGATGGGCATCCAAGGGAAGGATTGCTTGGATGATGCTCTGCAAACGACCGGACTGTGGGAAGCCAGAAACCGCCGGGCGGCGCAGTTCTCCCTCGGCATGAAGCAGCGGCTTGGGATTGCGAGAGCGATTCTGCACTCGCCGGAGCTGCTTATCCTAGATGAACCGACGAACGGTCTTGACCCGATGGGCATCAAAGAAATCCGTCAGCTTATTTTGGATCTCGCGCAGAAACGGAACATTTCCATTCTCGTATCCAGCCATATTTTGAGCGAAGTGGAGCAGCTGGCATCGAAGGTGGGCATCATTCACCGCGGCGTTATGCTGGAGGAGACGCCGATGCAGGCGCTCAAGGACCGGAATCGGCAGTACATCAGCCTGCAGGTCGACCAGCAGGAGAAGTCGAAAGAGCTGCTCGTTCAGGAGCTGGGCATCAAGGATTGCCGGATGGAGGAGAACGGCTGGCTGCGCGTGTACGACGCAGGGCTGAAGCCGGCTGAAATGAACCGGATGCTCGTGCGCGAAGGCATTCTCGTCAACAGCTTGTCCGCCGTGAAGGATTCGCTCGAAGACTACTTTGTCAGACTCGTGGAAGGAGGTGCGGTCCGTGCTTAA